Proteins encoded within one genomic window of Manis pentadactyla isolate mManPen7 chromosome 4, mManPen7.hap1, whole genome shotgun sequence:
- the HEXIM2 gene encoding protein HEXIM2: MRLKATAERFGTEERGYSEPDYCDIESPAALEEAKTSGAPGSMATPPEAHDPRCSLPPTPRMESHSEEDDPTWAGSGLDWNSRGPRTQSPGSCSVEAVLGRKKHRRRPSRRKRDWRPYLELSWAEKQQRDERQSQRASRVREEMFAKGQPVAPYNTTQFLMNDRDPEEPNLDVPHGASHPGSSGESEADDSDGRGRVHGEFQQRDFSEAYERYHTESLQGRSKQELVQDYLALEQRLSQAEEETRRLQQLQGCRSRQPCCQVEKLAAEVERLRTENQRLRQEKEMWNREGSCRGGVLGT, translated from the exons ATGAGG TTAAAGGCAACTGCTGAAAGATTTGGAACAGAAGAACGTGGCTACTCTGAACCAGACTACTGTGATATAGAGTCACCAGCAGCCCTGGAGGAGGCTAAG ACCTCAGGTGCTCCTGGGAGCATGGCAACACCCCCGGAGGCTCACGACCCTCGCTGTTCCCTGCCCCCGACACCCAGGATGGAAAGCCACTCAGAGGAGGATGATCCAACCTGGGCTGGCAGTGGCCTGGACTGGAACAGTAGGGGTCCCAGGACCCAGAGCCCAGGGAGCTGCTCAGTGGAAGCTGTGCTGGGTCGTAAGAAGCACCGGCGGCGGCCTTCGAGGCGCAAGCGGGACTGGCGACCCTACCtggagctgagctgggctgagaaGCAACAACGGGATGAGAGGCAGAGCCAGAGGGCCTCCCGGGTCCGTGAGGAGATGTTTGCCAAAGGCCAGCCCGTGGCGCCCTACAACACCACCCAGTTCCTGATGAATGACCGAGATCCCGAGGAGCCCAACCTGGATGTGCCCCATGGCGCCTCCCACCCAGGCTCCAGTGGGGAGAGCGAGGCCGATGACAGCGACGGGCGAGGCCGAGTTCATGGCGAGTTCCAACAGAGGGATTTCTCTGAGGCCTATGAGCGCTACCACACGGAGAGCCTGCAGGGCCGCAGCAAGCAGGAGCTGGTGCAAGACTACCTGGCTCTGGAGCAACGGCTGTCACAGGCTGAGGAGGAGACAAGGAGGCTGCAGCAGCTGCAGGGGTGCAGGAGCCGGCAGCCCTGTTGCCAGGTAGAGAAACTGGCTGCTGAGGTAGAGAGGCTCCGGACTGAGAACCAGCGGCTTCGGCAGGAGAAGGAGATGTGGAACCGCGAGGGCAGCTGCCGGGGTGGGGTGCTGGGCACCTAG